DNA from Quercus lobata isolate SW786 chromosome 1, ValleyOak3.0 Primary Assembly, whole genome shotgun sequence:
TTGTGCCTCTTGGCTCCCCATTAATAAGAACTGAAAAAGTCGCCATGGTCACGCACATCATAATTAGCGATATCCATTTTTCTTCAAAGCCCATTTTCCGCATCATCGACCCAAGATAGGCCCACTCAACTTGGTCATAGGCTTTTGACATATCCAACTTGATCGCCATTGAACCAGccttccccttttttcttttagcaaTTGAGTGCATGGTTTCGAAAGCCACAACCACATTGTCTGTTATAAGTCTTCCTGGAACAAATGCACTCTGTGCTTCATTGATCACACTGTGCAAAATTTTCTTCAATCTATTCGCAAGGACCTTtgatattaatttgtaaatCACATTGCAGAGGCTGATGGGACGATAGTCAGTTAtcttttgtgggtttttggTCTTAGGAATCATGCAAATATAAGTATTATTGATACCCCTAGGCATTATACCAGAATTAAGAGCTTGTAATACACAATTTTGTACACTATGCCCAACAATATCccaatatttttggtaaaagatAGGGGACATACCGTCGGGGCCCGGTGCTTTTGTCGGGTGCATTTGTTTGAGCGCACTCCAGACCTCCTCTTCCCTGAACTCCTTTAGAAGTGCCTGGTTCATCTCTGGGGTTACCCTTCTGTCCATAGCCTCCAAACTTGCATCGAAACTTGCAGGTTGGTCCGAGCTGAATATTGACTTGAAATAGTCCAGAATAATATTTTCTACAATCTCGGGTTCTTCTTGCCATACACCTTCTTCATCCAACATTCCCCCAACTCTGTTTTTCCTCTGCCTTTGGCTGGCTGTGGCATGGAAAAACTTTGTGTTTTTGTCTCCATTTTGCAGCCAGCACACCCGTGACCTTTGGTTCCACATGATTTCCTCCTTTGTGTGAAGATCATTGATTTCCTTACGTACTGCCTGAATTTCCTCTGCTGTCTCATGAAGCTGGTTGAGGGACTCAAGAAACTGAAGATGCGACTTCTTTTGCTTTAAATATTTGTAGATATTCCCGAAGCTATTCTGGTTCCAGCATTAGAGTTGACGCTGGCATCTCTCTAATCTCTCCTGGATTGGCCGGGTAGCATCATCCTTATATGGGTCCCAAGCCATTTCAATGACTTCCTTACACTCTTCCTCCTTTGTCCACATTGCTTCAAAAAAGAACCGCTTCTTCCCCCTATTTCTGTACTGATTCTTTTTGAGTAGCAGGACCAGCAAACAATGATCCGAAGCCGACATTGATACATTGTGAACCTTAGCTTCAGGAAAAATCTTCATCCGTTCCTCATTTGCAACCATTCTGTCCAGCCGAAGCAGCGTGCGCTGATCACCAAAACGCCCATTACACCAGGTAAACCTCGGACCAACAAAACCTAAATCAATCAAACCGCATCTGCTAAGTGACTCCCTAAACTCCCTCATCTGATCCGCATCCCTTTCCTTCCACCCTATCTTCTCGTCTGGATGCAAGATTTCATTAAAGTCCCCGCACACTAACCACGGCATCTTGCATTGGCCATACAGGGATTCTATCAATTGCCAGGAGCTTTGCCTCATACTTGTGGCGGGGTGACCATAAAACCCAGTGGTCCTCCACGGGCCTCCACTGCCTTCACCGTGAACCACCACATCGATATGGGAGTGAGAGCAACTCTTGAAACGGACATCTACGCCTTCCTTCCACAGCATTGCAAGGCCACCACTTTTACCATCGCAAGGAACAATAATCCCTTGAGTAAAACCCAACTTATATTGAAAGCCTTTCATCCTCTCCgttgttgcttttgtttctgCCAAGAACACCAAAATgggatttttttctttcacctcTTCGGTGAGTGTACGAACTGCCGGAGGAGTCCCCAACCCCCGACAATTCCATGCTAAGACGCTCATTGAGCTCGACGGTGCTGCACAGTAGCCACCGCCTCTCCGCCATCCATATTCTTGtcttcatcaattttttccCCTGTCTGAGTCTTACCTTTCTTCCGTTTGGTATTTAGAGCATTAGGATCCAGCTCTTGTAAAGGGACCGGGCcacttctttttaatttttctgggCTGTCTCTTTTAACTGGGCTGGGCTTATTATTTTGTCTTGCAAGCCTTTTCCAATGCCCACTTGTAGGGCCCAAAGTCTCAGCAACCCACCCCTTCTCTTTGTTAAAGCTCATTGCTAACGGGCTAGATACTTCTTCAGCCCATGGTATGGTCTGTATTGTCTCTAGGCCCAATACATTCCCAGTATCCGTGTGCCcttccttctctttttgtttgctGTCTTCCACCTTACTCTTTGTTTTCTCCCACTGCATATCTCTCTCAATTTCTGCTGTGGGAAGGTTGCTTGTCAGAGAGTTCATGCCTCTCATGTCTAATCCCCCATTCCCCTTTTCTTGTGGCAGGCTTGACTTTCCATTTTCATGATTGCATTCCTCATCTTCACACGCCACCCTCTTTTCCTCTGACTTGTAACACTGACTAGACCTTTGACTGGTCCTGCTCCCACTCACGTGACCTCCACCTGCTTCCTCCCTCACCTCTTGCCGGACCGCTTCTTGCACAAACATCCCAGCCGTCGACTCCTCCCTATTCTGCTTGAAGCTCATTTTATTAGAGCCTTCCGATCTTCCCTGATCATTCCCCATCCGTCTTCTTGGTTCACCCCTTTAACCACGCCTCGTATTGCATACAACCCCCATCCTCTCCATTCTCCGACCCCTGTTTTTCTGCACATTCCTTTTCTCCATGATCCAGCTTTCCACACCGGTAGCAGAAGTTCGGCAGCCgctcatatttaaaaaatacccATCTGCTCTCTCCGCCTTCAATCGAAACCCTTTTTCCCCTAACCAGTTTTCTAGTGGCATCAAACTGAATTCGTACCCTTAAACATTTTCCCCATTGTACTCCTTTTTCAGGCACATCAATGTCTAAAACTGTTCCGATCTTTGCCCCGATTTCCATCCCAGTTTCGCGTGTCATGCTCTTTAGCGGAAGGTTGTATATTTGAACTCAAAAAGGGGTCCATTTCAGGACTATTTCTTTTGGTACCAACTCACCTTCAAATTCCTGCAAAAGTATAAGTTGCTTTTCAAAACACCAAGGGCTCATCTCCATTACCCGTTTCTTATCTCTGCCATTGCCAAACTCCACAAGAAACATGTCATTTTCAATTTCAGAGATTTGGAGGCCCCTGTTTGGTTTCCACAACATTCTCATGTTCTTTCTTAAAGCTTCCAGAAAAATTATGCGTTTTGTAAGAATCTTCATCACCACACAATTTTTTCCAATCTCCCTTGCTAACTTTGTACTACTACTCCCTAAAACAATatcttcaccttcttcttctgtAAAACTTAGTTTACTCCACATAGCTTCCAGTTCATCCGCCATACTGCTATAACCCCACTCTCCCTTCCCCAGAGAAAGAGGTTACCAAGACTGACCTCACCTCACCAGGAGGTCACCAAACTCTTGCAAGACTAAACTGCAAGACCAATACTGCTTCTACACGCACAAGGGCATGAGAGCACGTTCACGAAAATTTCCTTACTCTTCCAATGGTTCAACCCTTCTTTGGCATTTCTTAATAATCTTTGGTTGGCCCTCCTGTTAACTTTACCATACACTATATACATTTTGGTCCAATCACGTGCTTTTATTGTCCGTTGTCTTACTAGGAGTAAGAGCACCAACCACcaagccaatctcatcccttatCACAGCACCCACACCACGTGTCCGTTGAGAAGAGAAAATAGCAGCATCCACATTAACTTTGAACAAAGGAGCAGTAGGTGGAACCCATGCAAAGAGAACAAAGTCTCATTAACAATATACTGCCCAACCCACTGCACTAGCATATGACTCGatcaaatttttttgccatttcttctCTCATTCCCTCTTCTCCACATAGCCCAAGCAATAGAAatagcaaagagagagagaatcatcaTTGCATTGTTGGCTATCCCAGAGGAACAAAGCAAGTCAATAAAGGTCTAGAACTAAACTCTATGCCAAGCTTAAAAATAGAAGATGACTCCCACACTTGAGCAGCAAAACTACATCTCCAAAAGAGATGACCCGAAGACTTCCCCTTCTCACCACATTGCTCACACCTATCATCCACCAAAACACCTCTCTTCTTAAGATTAAAAAGACAAGGGAGGATATTTTTACAGGCCCTCCAAGCAAAATGCTTAACCTTATTAGGAACTTGTAAGCTCCAAATCttcctccaaaattttttaatcacccCATCATTAGAGATACAGCCTCTTTCAGATTGCTCACACAAGTTCATAGCCAATTCATATGTACTCCTCACCGAGAACTTGCCATTTGGTATAGCATTCCAAATCACAGAATCCTCCAAAAGAGCTGAACTAATAGGAATACCCAAAATAGCTACAGCCTCATGTGGAATAAACAGAGACTTGACCACTCTGCCTTCCACTCCCCACGATCACAATTAATCAACTCACATACCCAGGCATGTTCCTCCAACAGGTTCAAAAGTCGATGGGGGTGGGAAGCCATTTATCAGCCCAAACCCTAATCTTTTGACCATTTCACACCCTCCATCTCAAACCCCTCCTAACCACATGTTGAGCTGACATAATATTCCGCCACAAATAAGGTCTTCTCCCCAAATAAGTATCCACAAAATCACACTCCAAAAAATATTTAGCTTTGAGAACACGATAAGCTAAAGAAATTTGAGAACACGATAGACTAAAGAATTTGGTTTCGTCTAAAGTTTCCACCAGTGTTTAGCTAACAAGGCTAGATTGAACTCCTCAAGAAGCTTAAAACCCATACCACCTTGACTTTTAGGAATGCACAACTTCTCCCAACTAATCCACGCCATCTTCTTTTCCTCACCCTTCTGACCCCACCTGAAATTCCTCACCATAATAGTTAATTCTTCACATAGGGAGTCTGGAATCTTGAAACAACTCAATCTCAATCATATTCCTCGCCAAAAACTAACTGCTGATTTGGTTCAAATCAATCGTATTTATCATATCTTTTCAAAAGATAACTtctattcaaattttaaaaacatagatcTAGTCACAAATTAATGCATAGGATAGGACACCATATCAACGCagacaaacaacaaaaatcaaaaccaattaaaaaaacatggaGACAAAACACAAGGGATTACAAAAGTAACGTGGTGCGAATATCTAATGGGAACTACCACAACCAGAAATATTAAAAGGGATGTCCTGCCCCTTATTTCTACCAGGGCACtgtaaaatatttcataacATTAGCTAACTGGAAAAACAAGAAATCCAGCATAGCtccaaaaagatgaaaaatagcTGAATATTTTTAGTATTGTGAAGATTAAATAGCATAAacataaaatagataaaatccaaacataacCACCTTTAGATGCCAAGCATTGTCTCCTGCATACCCTATCAATTATCACTTCACAACGCAGATCTTAATAACTGAGGCAGCTCCAATACGATGAAGTGCCACTACTGCATCACCAGGCTTGCAGAGGCCCTTCTGTGTTGCTGACTTCAGAGCAGCTTCCAAAATCACCTCAGTCGATTCTGCATCAGTGGCCTTAGCAGATCCCTCAGCCAGAAGAGGAATCAAACCCCGGTATATTAGGCTATGCCTTGCTGGTGTCTCATCACTGCAAGTCCAATCAAACGAGTCTGTCGTCAAAACTGGAACAACTACTGACAGGATTGGAACAGCTGGCCTGTACTTGGCAACCAACTTGGCCGTGGTTCCTCCACGTGTCAACACAACAATCAGTTTTGCTTTGGCCTTGTTAGCAGTCCGGACAGCAGATGATGCAAGGCTCTCCAATGGGCTCATTGGAAGTGGGGTTGACCTAATCATCTCCTTAAAGATAGCCCCATAGTCGAGGGATGATTCTGCCTCTATACAAATTCGAGCCATTATCTTCACAGCAATTTCTGGATAGGCCCCAGCTGCACTCTCACCACTAAGCATCACACAGTCAGTGCCATCAAGGACAGCATTTGCTACGTCAGTGGCTTCAGCGCGGGTTGGCCGGGGAGACTTGATCATGGATTCAAGCATCTGAGTAGCAGTGACCACAGGCTTGCCCACAAGATTACACTTATATATCATCATTTTCTGTGCCAGGAAGATTTTCTCAACTGGAATCTCCATTCCAAGATCACCACGGGCAACCATGAATGAGTCAGTCTCACGCAAGATCTCATCAAAATTGATTACTCCCTCCTGATTCTCAACCTGAGAAAACCACAGCAATTAAACAATCATCATTTGACCAACACTCCACAACAACCAAACAATCATCGCTTGATCAACATTtaggggggagagagagagagagaatggtaCGGCAACATGGAAAAATGCATTttctttgacaattttttcattaaagttGCTCAGATTAATTAAGGAACGAATTATCTTTAATATTCACAAACATATAGAGCCATACTTGACTTTTTTTCAAACATGTTTTGTTACCTCATCAAGCTTCAAACTTGAGCTTAAGCTTGGTTCATTTAATTAAAGAACGAGCTCAAGGAGTATAGTAATGAATTGAACTCGAGCTTTTCATGAAcaactttattcattttaaaacCCTAGTGGCAACTCATGCATGGGCCTTGGAGAGTCCAAAAACGCAGATTTTGCAAATTAACCATATATAACTTGCatttcttttgttaaatggCACCATTTAACATCAACATCTTACCATATGAAAGTCAggaaacccctttttttttttgagaatcagaaTGTCAGGAAAACTTGATATTGAAAAGAAGCAACATACCTTCGACATGAGTTGAATATTCTTCGCATGTGGCCCAAGAACCTTACGTACATTAACAAGATCTGAGCCCTTGCGCACAAATGAAAGAGCaatcatatcaattttattagGAACCCCCCATTCCAAAATATCTTCTTTATCTTTCTCTGTCAGTGTAGGAAGATCCACCACAATACCAGGAAGATTGACATTTTTCCTCTCACCCAGCATGGCAGTGTTCTCACAGCGGCATCTCACAGTCCCAGCATCTGGATCACAAGACAATACATTGAGGGTAATGGTGCCATCCGCACACAAGATGGTATTTCCAGGCTTTAAGTCCACAGCCAGCTTTTTGTAGCTCATGGATATCGTCTTCTCATCCCCCTTGATGCTGTAATCAGTAGTGATGGTAATCTCCTGACCTTCTTTAAGCTGAATAGGCTTTGAATCCTTGAGAAAACCAGTTCGAATCTCAGGTCCCTGCATAAACAAAGTGGAATACAAATACAGGAAGGtcagttattttataattcaaattagTGACCAGGACTTCAAGCACATTCAATTTGTAAATGTGTGAGAAGTAATCCATGTTTAGAAGTAGCATCACCAGATGAGTagttattgaaaacaaaatt
Protein-coding regions in this window:
- the LOC115966651 gene encoding pyruvate kinase, cytosolic isozyme, producing MANIDIEGIMKELPNDGRIPKTKIVCTLGPASRTVPMLEKLLRAGMNVARFNFSHGTHEYHQETLNNLRIAMHNTQILSAIMLDTKGPEIRTGFLKDSKPIQLKEGQEITITTDYSIKGDEKTISMSYKKLAVDLKPGNTILCADGTITLNVLSCDPDAGTVRCRCENTAMLGERKNVNLPGIVVDLPTLTEKDKEDILEWGVPNKIDMIALSFVRKGSDLVNVRKVLGPHAKNIQLMSKVENQEGVINFDEILRETDSFMVARGDLGMEIPVEKIFLAQKMMIYKCNLVGKPVVTATQMLESMIKSPRPTRAEATDVANAVLDGTDCVMLSGESAAGAYPEIAVKIMARICIEAESSLDYGAIFKEMIRSTPLPMSPLESLASSAVRTANKAKAKLIVVLTRGGTTAKLVAKYRPAVPILSVVVPVLTTDSFDWTCSDETPARHSLIYRGLIPLLAEGSAKATDAESTEVILEAALKSATQKGLCKPGDAVVALHRIGAASVIKICVVK
- the LOC115992164 gene encoding uncharacterized protein LOC115992164, translating into MSVLAWNCRGLGTPPAVRTLTEEVKEKNPILVFLAETKATTERMKGFQYKLGFTQGIIVPCDGKSGGLAMLWKEGVDVRFKSCSHSHIDVVVHGEGSGGPWRTTGFYGHPATSMRQSSWQLIESLYGQCKMPWLVCGDFNEILHPDEKIGWKERDADQMREFRESLSRCGLIDLGFVGPRFTWCNGRFGDQRTLLRLDRMVANEERMKIFPEAKVHNVSMSASDHCLLVLLLKKNQYRNRGKKRFFFEAMWTKEEECKEVIEMAWDPYKDDATRPIQERLERCQRQL